Proteins found in one Rhodoflexus caldus genomic segment:
- a CDS encoding AAA family ATPase, with translation MTNAEMQAKIRQVYEEVNKVVVGQRYMINRLLIGLFTNGHILLEGVPGLAKTLTVNTLAQVLHLDFQRIQFTPDLLPSDLVGTMIYNQRTGEFEVKKGPIFANMILADEVNRSPAKVQAALLEAMQEKQVTIGETTYPLDKPFLVLATQNPVEQEGTYPLPEAQLDRFMLKIFVSYLDKESELEVMRRMSNMSFQPTVNAVLSKQEIFQIRDAINRVTISESLEKYIVELIFATRKPKEYNLGDMANYIQYGVSPRASINLNRAAKAVAFFEERDFVLPEDIKEVAFDVLNHRIILNYEAEAEGITSREIIDTILKKVPINI, from the coding sequence ATGACAAATGCTGAAATGCAGGCCAAAATCAGGCAAGTTTATGAAGAAGTAAACAAAGTTGTCGTAGGACAACGCTACATGATTAATCGCCTGCTCATCGGACTGTTTACCAACGGGCATATTTTGCTCGAAGGTGTACCCGGATTAGCTAAAACACTGACTGTCAATACCCTTGCACAGGTTTTGCACCTCGATTTTCAACGCATCCAATTCACGCCCGACCTGTTGCCGTCCGATTTGGTCGGTACGATGATTTACAACCAGCGCACCGGTGAATTTGAGGTCAAAAAAGGGCCTATTTTTGCCAATATGATTTTGGCCGATGAAGTGAACCGCTCGCCTGCCAAAGTGCAAGCAGCCTTGCTGGAAGCCATGCAGGAAAAGCAGGTAACAATCGGAGAAACCACATACCCGCTCGACAAACCCTTTTTGGTACTTGCCACACAAAACCCGGTTGAGCAAGAAGGAACGTATCCACTGCCCGAGGCACAGTTAGACCGATTCATGCTCAAAATTTTTGTCAGCTATTTAGACAAAGAGTCTGAACTGGAAGTCATGCGCCGCATGAGCAATATGTCGTTCCAGCCGACCGTTAATGCAGTGCTCAGCAAACAGGAAATTTTCCAAATTCGCGATGCTATCAATCGCGTAACTATCTCCGAATCATTGGAAAAATACATCGTCGAGTTGATTTTTGCCACCCGCAAACCCAAAGAATACAATCTGGGCGATATGGCCAATTACATTCAGTACGGCGTATCACCGCGCGCCAGCATCAACCTGAACCGCGCTGCCAAAGCCGTAGCATTCTTTGAGGAGCGCGACTTCGTGCTGCCTGAGGATATCAAAGAAGTAGCCTTTGATGTATTGAACCACCGCATCATTCTAAACTACGAAGCTGAGGCAGAAGGTATTACGAGCCGTGAAATTATTGATACCATTCTCAAAAAAGTACCGATTAACATTTAA
- a CDS encoding MerR family transcriptional regulator → MKHKSDEIEKRYYSIGEVAQMFGVAPSKIRFWETQFDSIKPRKTRNGIRQYTKTEIENIQKIYHLVTVEGYTLQGAKDALQNNKPTSAGIAPVTQIADLIRELQQVRDFLSALKERLN, encoded by the coding sequence ATGAAACATAAATCGGATGAAATAGAAAAGCGGTATTACAGCATTGGTGAAGTGGCACAAATGTTTGGTGTTGCCCCTTCCAAAATCCGCTTTTGGGAAACACAGTTTGACAGTATCAAACCTCGCAAAACGCGCAACGGTATCCGCCAATATACCAAAACCGAAATTGAGAACATCCAAAAGATTTATCATTTGGTAACAGTAGAAGGCTACACGCTGCAAGGAGCCAAAGATGCACTGCAAAATAACAAGCCCACATCTGCCGGCATAGCCCCTGTAACGCAAATTGCCGACCTCATCCGCGAATTGCAGCAAGTGCGCGACTTCCTTTCAGCTTTGAAAGAACGCCTCAATTGA
- a CDS encoding DEAD/DEAH box helicase: protein MEQVTFDSLPLSSGTLQAIADMGFTLATPIQSQAIPLAIQGLDVLGQAQTGTGKTAAFGIPIVEAIDSNSRETQALVLCPTRELAAQIAEEIKKIAKYEPNLNVVAIYGGDSYERQLRELKRGAQVVIGTPGRVIDHLERGTLKTDAIRIAVLDEADEMLNMGFLEDMEKILGGLPEDRQTMLFSATMPKPILELTKKFLHEPAHVKIERTTLTASSIAQYYFTVKSNQKVELMARLIEKYDVKLAITFCNTKRMVDELVAELHVKGVQAEGLHGDMSQSQRTSVMSRFRNGITHILVATDVAARGIDVNDVDAVFNYDIPNDIEQYVHRIGRTGRAGKTGISFSFITPRELGKLREIERFTKSRVEKGEIPMPQEIVQLRRERFAGKVKAAVAEGGLENFSALINQLVAEGYSAEDLAAALAKMAAGEINRPFGELDIITDRSSQQASRFGRGDGFSDNSRRDGRGNGRSERGSSYGRREESSRGGYQRAGNDKMIRLFVGLGRNEKISKGDILGAIANETGINGKNIGSIEVFDKFSFVEIREQDVQMVMRVMGKRKIKGKYPNMEIAD from the coding sequence ATGGAACAAGTAACATTTGATTCTCTTCCGCTGTCAAGCGGAACCTTGCAAGCTATTGCCGATATGGGCTTCACGCTTGCCACTCCCATTCAATCACAAGCTATCCCTCTTGCCATACAAGGACTTGACGTGCTCGGACAAGCTCAAACCGGCACAGGCAAAACAGCAGCCTTCGGCATTCCGATTGTAGAAGCAATTGACTCCAACAGCCGCGAAACACAGGCTTTGGTGCTGTGCCCTACCCGCGAACTGGCCGCACAAATTGCCGAAGAAATCAAGAAAATTGCCAAGTACGAACCCAATCTGAACGTTGTGGCCATCTATGGCGGCGACAGTTACGAGCGGCAACTGCGCGAGTTGAAGCGCGGCGCACAGGTGGTTATCGGTACGCCCGGTCGCGTGATAGACCATTTGGAAAGGGGCACGCTGAAAACCGATGCCATTCGCATTGCCGTTTTGGATGAAGCCGACGAGATGCTTAACATGGGCTTCTTGGAAGACATGGAAAAAATCCTCGGCGGCCTGCCCGAAGACAGGCAAACCATGCTGTTTTCGGCAACTATGCCCAAGCCCATTCTGGAACTGACCAAAAAGTTTCTCCATGAGCCTGCACACGTAAAAATTGAACGCACTACGCTGACCGCCTCTTCCATTGCTCAGTACTATTTTACCGTAAAAAGCAATCAGAAGGTGGAACTGATGGCGAGACTCATTGAAAAATACGATGTCAAGTTGGCCATTACATTCTGTAACACCAAGCGCATGGTAGATGAGTTAGTGGCAGAACTGCACGTAAAAGGCGTTCAGGCAGAGGGGCTGCACGGCGATATGAGCCAAAGCCAGCGCACCAGCGTTATGTCGCGATTCCGTAACGGCATTACGCACATTTTGGTGGCTACCGACGTGGCTGCCCGCGGTATTGACGTAAACGATGTGGATGCCGTATTCAACTACGACATTCCTAACGATATTGAGCAATACGTACACCGAATCGGCCGTACAGGTCGTGCCGGCAAAACAGGAATTTCTTTCAGTTTTATCACACCCCGCGAATTGGGCAAACTGCGTGAAATTGAGCGATTTACCAAGTCGCGTGTAGAAAAAGGCGAAATTCCGATGCCGCAGGAAATTGTACAATTGCGTCGCGAACGCTTTGCAGGAAAAGTAAAAGCGGCAGTAGCCGAAGGCGGTTTAGAAAACTTTTCAGCACTTATCAACCAATTAGTGGCAGAAGGTTATTCGGCAGAAGACCTCGCGGCAGCACTTGCAAAAATGGCAGCCGGCGAAATCAACCGTCCGTTTGGCGAATTGGATATTATTACCGACCGTTCTTCGCAACAAGCATCCCGATTTGGAAGAGGGGACGGTTTCAGCGACAATAGCCGCCGCGATGGACGTGGTAACGGCAGAAGCGAACGCGGCAGCAGCTACGGTCGCCGTGAGGAAAGTAGTCGCGGAGGCTATCAGCGCGCCGGCAATGATAAAATGATTCGCTTGTTTGTTGGCTTAGGACGCAATGAAAAAATCAGCAAAGGCGATATTTTGGGCGCTATTGCCAACGAAACAGGCATCAACGGAAAAAATATTGGCAGCATTGAAGTTTTTGATAAGTTTTCGTTTGTAGAAATTCGCGAACAAGACGTACAAATGGTTATGCGAGTTATGGGCAAACGCAAAATCAAAGGCAAATACCCCAATATGGAAATTGCCGATTAA
- a CDS encoding bacteriorhodopsin-like: protein MFNSPVLLDATLRAGDYIGFTFFTGYMSMLAASIFFIVERGTVSDKWKTSLLVSALITFIAAVHYFYMRGVWLETATSPTQFRYIDWTLTVPLMCIEYYLILKPAGAKSGMLVRLILGSLVMLVAGYIGEAVVVEQNVLWGIISTLGWALIIYEIYMGEAAKVAAASNNPVVQKGYNVLRWFTLVGWAIYPIGYMMLPGNLLHGLVEGYDPTKSSPVDLAYNIADAVNKIGFGLVIYTIAKGATTEEKALARA from the coding sequence ATGTTTAACTCACCGGTATTACTCGATGCTACGCTCCGCGCCGGAGACTACATCGGATTCACATTCTTCACAGGCTACATGTCTATGTTGGCTGCTTCTATTTTCTTTATTGTAGAGCGGGGAACGGTATCCGACAAATGGAAGACATCTTTGCTGGTTTCGGCATTGATTACTTTTATTGCGGCTGTTCACTACTTCTACATGAGGGGTGTATGGTTGGAAACAGCAACATCGCCTACGCAATTCCGGTACATTGACTGGACGCTGACCGTTCCGTTGATGTGTATTGAATATTACCTCATTTTAAAACCTGCCGGTGCAAAATCCGGTATGCTTGTACGACTGATTCTGGGTTCTCTGGTGATGCTGGTAGCCGGTTACATCGGAGAAGCGGTGGTTGTTGAGCAAAACGTACTTTGGGGTATTATTTCTACGCTCGGTTGGGCACTGATTATCTACGAGATTTACATGGGCGAGGCCGCGAAAGTAGCTGCTGCAAGCAACAATCCCGTTGTGCAGAAAGGTTATAATGTGTTGCGTTGGTTTACGCTGGTAGGCTGGGCAATCTATCCCATCGGCTACATGATGTTGCCCGGTAATTTGCTGCATGGTTTGGTAGAAGGCTATGACCCCACAAAATCTTCACCCGTAGACCTTGCCTACAACATCGCAGATGCTGTGAATAAAATCGGTTTCGGTTTGGTAATCTATACCATTGCCAAAGGGGCTACTACGGAAGAAAAAGCGCTCGCACGCGCGTAG
- the metG gene encoding methionine--tRNA ligase — protein MTQFKRHTVTAALPYANGPLHIGHIAGAYLPADTYVRYLRLNREDVVFVCGSDEYGAAITIRAKKEGITPRQIIDKYHSINKNAFERFGISFDIYHRTSEPIHTETSQAFFLKLHEQGLFEVQESEQYYDEKAQQFLADRYIMGTCPKCDNPKAYGDQCEKCGSSLSPLELKNPISTLTGTTPVLRNTKHWYLPMHQFEPWLREWIVNEKQNQWKPNVYGQCKSWIEQGLQSRSMTRDLDWGVPVPLPEAAGKVLYVWLDAPIGYISATKEWAKNNGKNWEDYWKSPDTKLVHFIGKDNIVFHCIIFPILLKAHGEFILPTDVPANEFLNLEGDKISTSRNWAVWLDEYMDSFPDRTDELRYVLTSISPENGDSEFTWRDYQARVNNELVAVLGNFVNRVWVLMHKYFEGKLQGSGTIDFTDETLRQATVETYDVLQKSLSSYKFKNGLNAVMDLARAGNKYLTDGEPWKKFGSEPQKTAEILNNCVVLTAHLAVCMQPYLPTTAAKLFRLLQMPQTTYCWDEPLVLQAGHQLAQPQLLFQKIEDAEIDQQIQKLEKTKLTQSPAAPLKEQITYEDFTKLDIRVATVLACEKVPKAKKLLQLTLDTGIDQRTVISGIAEYFEPESLVGKQVLLLANLAPREMRGIVSEGMILSAQDRDGRLVLVGPNDTVISGSQVS, from the coding sequence ATGACTCAATTTAAACGACATACCGTTACTGCCGCTTTGCCTTATGCAAACGGCCCTTTGCATATTGGCCACATTGCGGGCGCTTACCTGCCCGCAGATACCTACGTGCGCTATCTGCGCCTGAACCGCGAAGATGTAGTGTTTGTATGCGGGAGCGATGAATACGGAGCAGCCATTACCATCCGTGCTAAAAAAGAAGGCATCACTCCGCGCCAAATCATTGATAAGTACCATTCCATCAACAAAAACGCATTTGAGCGATTCGGTATCAGCTTTGACATTTATCATCGCACATCCGAACCCATCCACACGGAAACTTCACAGGCTTTTTTCCTGAAACTGCATGAACAAGGCCTGTTTGAGGTACAGGAAAGCGAGCAGTACTACGACGAGAAGGCACAGCAGTTTTTGGCCGACCGCTACATTATGGGTACTTGCCCGAAATGCGACAACCCCAAAGCCTATGGCGACCAGTGCGAAAAATGCGGCAGCAGCCTCAGCCCCTTAGAGTTGAAAAATCCTATTTCTACGCTGACAGGCACAACACCCGTGCTGCGCAATACCAAACACTGGTACTTGCCCATGCACCAATTTGAACCATGGCTGCGCGAGTGGATTGTTAATGAAAAACAAAACCAATGGAAGCCCAATGTTTACGGGCAGTGCAAATCGTGGATAGAACAGGGCTTACAATCCCGTTCCATGACACGCGACTTAGACTGGGGCGTACCCGTTCCCCTGCCCGAAGCTGCGGGCAAGGTGCTTTATGTGTGGTTAGATGCCCCCATCGGTTACATCTCCGCCACCAAAGAATGGGCAAAAAACAACGGGAAAAATTGGGAAGACTACTGGAAAAGCCCCGATACCAAGCTGGTACATTTTATCGGCAAAGACAATATTGTTTTCCATTGCATCATCTTCCCGATTTTGCTGAAAGCACACGGCGAATTTATTCTGCCTACCGATGTACCCGCCAACGAATTCCTGAATCTGGAAGGCGACAAAATCAGCACCTCGCGCAACTGGGCTGTCTGGCTGGATGAATACATGGACAGCTTCCCTGACCGCACCGACGAACTGCGCTACGTGCTTACATCCATCAGCCCCGAAAACGGCGACAGCGAATTTACATGGCGTGATTATCAGGCACGCGTAAACAACGAGTTAGTGGCAGTGCTCGGCAACTTTGTCAATCGCGTGTGGGTGCTGATGCACAAATATTTTGAGGGAAAACTGCAAGGCAGCGGCACCATTGACTTTACCGATGAAACCCTCCGCCAAGCAACGGTTGAAACTTACGATGTTTTACAAAAAAGCCTCAGCAGCTACAAATTTAAAAACGGCTTAAATGCGGTGATGGATTTGGCACGTGCCGGCAATAAATACCTCACCGACGGCGAACCATGGAAAAAATTTGGCAGCGAGCCCCAAAAAACGGCCGAAATCCTCAACAACTGCGTGGTACTGACGGCACATTTGGCCGTTTGTATGCAGCCTTATTTACCGACAACAGCCGCCAAACTGTTCCGGTTGTTGCAAATGCCGCAAACTACCTACTGCTGGGATGAACCGCTTGTTCTGCAAGCAGGCCATCAGTTGGCACAGCCACAGTTGCTGTTCCAAAAAATTGAAGATGCGGAAATAGATCAACAAATTCAGAAATTGGAGAAAACCAAACTGACACAATCACCGGCCGCACCTTTGAAGGAACAAATCACCTACGAGGACTTTACCAAACTTGATATCCGCGTAGCAACCGTGCTTGCTTGCGAAAAAGTACCCAAAGCAAAAAAACTATTGCAACTGACCTTAGACACCGGCATAGACCAACGCACGGTAATCAGCGGCATTGCCGAATATTTTGAGCCCGAGTCGCTGGTCGGCAAACAAGTACTGCTGTTGGCCAACCTCGCACCTCGCGAAATGCGCGGCATCGTTAGCGAAGGAATGATTCTCAGCGCACAAGACCGCGACGGCAGATTAGTACTCGTAGGCCCCAATGATACGGTTATCAGCGGTTCACAGGTAAGCTAA
- a CDS encoding TIGR02757 family protein — MRKKDLQALLDEQAARYNRPEFIADDPIQLPHRFAQLQDKEIVGLFAAVLAWGQRQTIIRSTEKIIALMGGEPYRFVLHHQPDDLIPLQDFVHRTFNGTDLLYFIHFLRWYYERNESLETAFSNGINPRDLTVENGLIHFHRLFFSLEDAPVRTRKHIATPERKSACKRLNMFLRWMVRRDDAGVDFGCWHRISPAQLVCPLDVHVERVAHRLGLLKRTQSDWQAALELTANLRKFNNHDPVRYDFALFGLGLADKGYQLSTGV; from the coding sequence ATGCGCAAAAAAGATTTACAAGCGCTGCTGGATGAGCAGGCCGCCCGTTACAACCGCCCTGAATTTATTGCCGATGACCCGATTCAACTGCCGCATCGCTTTGCGCAATTGCAGGACAAAGAAATAGTGGGCTTGTTTGCAGCTGTACTGGCATGGGGACAGCGCCAAACCATCATCCGCAGTACAGAAAAAATTATCGCGCTGATGGGCGGCGAACCTTATCGCTTCGTTTTACACCACCAACCTGACGACCTGATTCCGCTGCAAGACTTTGTGCATCGCACATTCAACGGCACCGATTTGCTGTATTTCATCCACTTTCTGCGGTGGTACTACGAGCGCAACGAAAGTTTGGAAACAGCCTTCAGCAATGGCATCAACCCGCGCGATTTGACCGTAGAAAACGGTTTGATTCACTTTCACCGCCTGTTTTTCAGCTTGGAAGATGCCCCTGTACGCACCCGCAAGCACATTGCCACACCCGAGCGAAAATCGGCGTGCAAACGGCTGAATATGTTCCTTCGGTGGATGGTGCGCCGCGATGATGCAGGGGTGGATTTTGGCTGCTGGCACCGAATCAGTCCTGCACAATTGGTTTGCCCGTTAGATGTTCACGTGGAACGTGTCGCGCATAGGTTAGGGCTGCTCAAACGCACCCAAAGCGACTGGCAGGCTGCATTAGAACTCACGGCCAATTTGCGCAAGTTCAATAATCACGACCCCGTGCGCTACGATTTTGCCCTGTTCGGGCTGGGGCTGGCAGACAAGGGCTACCAACTCTCTACCGGTGTTTAA
- a CDS encoding glycerophosphodiester phosphodiesterase, translating to MKRLIFGTLILTGLPLLTQCQSPDMQKPREQFDLQGHRGARGLVPENTIPSMLKALDYGVNTLELDVVISKDKKVVVSHEPFLNHKICKNAQGETIKESEEKNYNLYQMTYDSIARCDCGSMGNPGYPEQQKMAAFKPLLSDLIDATEKYAREKGLPAPRYNIETKIEPESDNIYHPEPQEFMELVYRVVKEKGIAERTCIQSFDVRTLQVLKKMDDKITIALLVAKNPFYENAIKELGFKPDVYSPYHLLVTSSLIEYGQKEGIKIIPWTVNDFDTMKKLAQMGVDGIITDYPDRAQGLFEPKK from the coding sequence ATGAAACGTTTGATTTTCGGCACACTTATTCTCACAGGCTTGCCACTACTTACCCAATGTCAATCGCCCGATATGCAGAAACCTCGCGAACAATTTGACTTACAGGGACACCGCGGCGCGCGCGGGCTTGTGCCTGAAAATACGATTCCGTCTATGCTCAAAGCATTAGACTACGGCGTCAATACGCTTGAATTGGACGTAGTTATCAGCAAAGACAAAAAAGTGGTGGTTTCGCATGAGCCCTTCCTGAACCATAAAATTTGCAAAAACGCACAAGGGGAAACCATTAAAGAATCGGAAGAGAAAAACTACAACCTCTACCAAATGACTTATGACAGCATTGCCCGTTGCGACTGTGGCAGCATGGGCAACCCGGGCTATCCCGAACAGCAAAAAATGGCTGCGTTCAAGCCTCTCCTCTCCGATTTGATAGATGCTACGGAAAAATATGCCCGCGAAAAAGGACTGCCCGCACCGCGCTATAACATAGAAACCAAAATAGAACCCGAAAGTGATAACATCTACCATCCTGAACCACAGGAGTTTATGGAATTGGTTTATCGGGTTGTCAAAGAAAAAGGCATTGCAGAACGCACCTGCATACAGTCGTTTGACGTGCGCACTTTGCAGGTACTGAAAAAAATGGACGATAAAATTACCATTGCATTGCTGGTTGCCAAAAATCCGTTCTATGAAAACGCTATCAAAGAATTGGGCTTTAAACCTGATGTTTACAGCCCCTATCACCTGCTGGTAACATCGTCGCTGATTGAATACGGCCAAAAAGAGGGCATCAAGATTATTCCGTGGACTGTCAATGATTTTGACACCATGAAAAAACTGGCGCAAATGGGCGTAGATGGCATCATCACCGACTATCCTGACCGCGCACAGGGATTGTTTGAACCAAAGAAATAA
- a CDS encoding phosphodiester glycosidase family protein: protein MKLLIPFSKKYRLTFKGFAINKICPTNGALRTVGWIVLLFSLHCCFPAYAQYRLAWQDMDSLNRTLQTGKSIRLRKFEGTLPNGKKIAAYLAVINLKNKRLRIETIPAAAGKGLLLTSELARQFNSLVAINGGYFTFKPDTARNGLSSVSLLVHRGQLLTGHVLPVFRKDSTGVNRALYPTRSAVGFAGNRANFAWTFTDSSGNTWAYNKPNPFTVKPLQQNPPTRFFPAVPYKWQAPEIMGGGPMLVWEGKIFITDSEEWFTQIANANPRTAVGLDRKGRLLLLVIDGRQPGYSEGATFTELAEIFMGLNARYAVNLDGGGSSTMVVKGKIINRPSDKTGERKVASILAISN from the coding sequence GTGAAATTATTGATACCATTCTCAAAAAAGTACCGATTAACATTTAAGGGCTTTGCAATCAACAAGATATGCCCAACCAACGGTGCGCTGCGAACCGTTGGTTGGATTGTTTTGCTGTTCAGCCTGCACTGTTGCTTTCCCGCATATGCACAATACCGATTGGCTTGGCAAGATATGGACAGCCTGAATCGCACATTGCAAACGGGTAAATCTATCCGCCTCCGAAAGTTTGAAGGCACACTGCCTAACGGCAAAAAAATAGCTGCTTACTTGGCTGTTATCAACCTGAAAAACAAGCGCTTACGCATTGAGACTATACCGGCGGCGGCAGGCAAAGGGCTTTTGCTCACGTCCGAACTTGCACGGCAGTTCAACAGTTTGGTAGCCATCAACGGCGGCTATTTCACTTTCAAGCCCGATACTGCCCGCAATGGACTTAGCTCCGTAAGCCTGTTAGTGCACCGCGGGCAACTGCTGACGGGGCATGTATTACCCGTTTTCCGCAAAGACAGCACGGGTGTCAACCGCGCTTTGTACCCCACCCGCAGTGCAGTAGGTTTTGCAGGCAATCGGGCAAATTTTGCATGGACTTTCACGGACAGCAGCGGCAATACGTGGGCATATAACAAACCCAACCCCTTCACTGTCAAGCCTTTGCAGCAAAATCCGCCTACACGGTTTTTTCCCGCTGTCCCTTACAAGTGGCAAGCACCCGAGATAATGGGCGGAGGCCCGATGTTAGTGTGGGAGGGTAAAATATTCATCACCGACAGCGAGGAGTGGTTTACACAAATTGCCAATGCCAACCCGCGAACGGCGGTCGGTTTAGACCGCAAAGGCAGGCTGCTACTTTTGGTAATAGACGGCAGGCAACCCGGATATAGCGAGGGTGCTACTTTCACCGAACTTGCCGAAATTTTTATGGGGTTGAATGCCCGTTATGCTGTCAATTTGGACGGAGGCGGCTCCAGCACAATGGTCGTGAAAGGTAAGATAATCAATCGCCCCTCCGACAAAACAGGCGAGCGAAAAGTGGCTTCAATTTTGGCAATAAGCAATTGA
- a CDS encoding 7-carboxy-7-deazaguanine synthase QueE: MESTQQEMLPVMEAFYTIQGEGHWQGHAAYFIRLGGCDVGCVWCDVKESWDVNAHPRIAVADIVAQALQHPARIAVITGGEPLMHNLNSLTSTLKAAGFRTHIETSGAHPFSGIWDWVCFSPKKFMAPKPEIYAHANELKVVVYNKSDFDFAEKFAAVVPADCRLLLQPEWDKSAQMMPLIVDYVKAHPQWQVSLQTHKFMAIP; this comes from the coding sequence ATGGAATCAACGCAACAAGAGATGCTGCCTGTAATGGAAGCATTCTATACAATACAAGGGGAAGGCCATTGGCAAGGACATGCGGCTTATTTTATTCGTTTGGGAGGCTGCGATGTAGGCTGTGTGTGGTGCGATGTGAAAGAATCGTGGGATGTGAATGCACACCCCCGAATTGCCGTTGCCGATATTGTCGCACAGGCTTTGCAGCACCCTGCCCGTATAGCAGTCATTACAGGCGGCGAACCGCTGATGCACAACCTGAACAGCCTGACAAGCACACTCAAAGCCGCCGGATTCCGCACGCACATTGAAACATCGGGTGCGCACCCTTTTTCGGGAATATGGGACTGGGTTTGTTTTTCACCCAAAAAATTTATGGCACCCAAGCCTGAAATTTATGCCCACGCCAACGAACTGAAAGTGGTTGTTTACAACAAAAGCGATTTTGACTTTGCCGAAAAGTTTGCGGCTGTTGTTCCTGCCGACTGCCGACTATTGCTACAACCCGAGTGGGACAAATCGGCACAAATGATGCCGCTGATTGTGGACTATGTAAAAGCACATCCGCAATGGCAAGTTTCGCTGCAAACACATAAATTCATGGCGATTCCGTAG
- a CDS encoding TTC39/IML2 family protein encodes MLNLRFSSARVAIEPIPENNLVRPYLENWADVLEMIGNQDKQLYINKFYLREQRLLLIEQSHKKSPFYLFLQAEIRLQWALAQAVFDEPLTAAWNIRKAFQLLETNSRLYPDFEGNKKSLGVLQVLFGAVPAQYEWLLSLWGLSGDVSKGFRMLLEVAAGNSAYAAEARLWQIWLKTQLGDEAGANTLADVTHGKWIVAAAFRKAGNSEKALQLLSDLPADAPSLLCWEKATALLNSGNYREALEWLDLFEKKHRGMDLLKDAQLKRFWCYFLLNRDAEAIAALSKIAATGRTQTEADKNAAYFAAQRPLPDRRLIQARLLTDGGYFERSMHIIQQIDIQALDKGSRCEWHYRKARNVHRLNHLTEALLHYEQCLAEAGGAAWYFLPNAALQAGIIHRDYRKDTKKARYYFNRALDYRQHPYKASIDRKAKAALKGLPR; translated from the coding sequence TTGTTGAACCTCCGATTTTCATCGGCACGGGTTGCCATTGAGCCGATACCGGAGAATAATCTGGTTCGCCCGTATTTGGAGAATTGGGCAGATGTATTGGAAATGATTGGCAATCAGGATAAGCAATTGTATATCAATAAGTTTTACTTGCGTGAGCAACGATTGCTGCTAATTGAGCAAAGTCATAAAAAATCGCCTTTTTACCTGTTTTTGCAAGCCGAAATCCGTTTGCAGTGGGCTTTGGCACAGGCTGTTTTTGATGAACCGCTGACGGCGGCATGGAATATCCGCAAAGCCTTTCAATTATTGGAAACCAACAGCCGGTTATATCCCGATTTTGAGGGCAACAAGAAGTCGCTGGGTGTTTTGCAAGTGCTTTTTGGGGCTGTGCCTGCGCAGTATGAGTGGCTGTTGTCGCTTTGGGGGCTTTCGGGCGATGTATCCAAAGGTTTTCGGATGCTATTGGAAGTTGCGGCGGGTAATTCGGCATATGCCGCTGAGGCACGATTGTGGCAAATATGGCTAAAAACACAATTGGGCGATGAAGCAGGAGCAAATACCTTGGCCGATGTAACTCATGGCAAATGGATTGTTGCTGCGGCGTTTCGCAAGGCCGGTAACAGCGAAAAGGCACTGCAACTCCTGTCCGATTTGCCTGCCGATGCACCTTCGCTGCTTTGTTGGGAGAAGGCGACGGCCTTACTTAATAGCGGAAATTATCGGGAGGCACTTGAATGGCTGGATTTATTTGAAAAAAAGCATCGGGGAATGGATTTGCTCAAAGATGCGCAGTTGAAACGCTTTTGGTGCTATTTTTTGCTAAACCGCGATGCGGAGGCGATAGCAGCATTGAGCAAAATTGCCGCCACAGGTCGCACACAAACCGAAGCGGATAAAAATGCTGCCTATTTTGCGGCACAGCGGCCACTCCCCGACAGGCGGCTGATACAAGCCCGTTTGCTGACAGATGGCGGCTACTTTGAGCGCTCTATGCATATCATTCAACAAATTGATATACAGGCACTTGATAAAGGCAGTCGCTGCGAGTGGCACTACCGCAAGGCACGCAATGTGCACCGATTGAATCATTTGACCGAAGCCCTTTTGCACTATGAACAATGCCTTGCAGAGGCCGGAGGGGCAGCATGGTATTTTCTGCCGAATGCAGCCTTGCAGGCAGGTATCATTCATCGCGATTACAGAAAGGATACAAAAAAAGCCCGCTATTATTTCAATCGGGCTTTGGATTATCGGCAGCATCCTTACAAGGCAAGCATTGACCGCAAGGCAAAAGCTGCTTTGAAAGGACTGCCGCGTTAG